One genomic window of Tamandua tetradactyla isolate mTamTet1 unplaced genomic scaffold, mTamTet1.pri scaffold_65a, whole genome shotgun sequence includes the following:
- the LOC143673260 gene encoding LOW QUALITY PROTEIN: uncharacterized protein LOC143673260 (The sequence of the model RefSeq protein was modified relative to this genomic sequence to represent the inferred CDS: inserted 5 bases in 3 codons; deleted 1 base in 1 codon; substituted 1 base at 1 genomic stop codon): MQPLELVKLKDVVIEFTQAEWVMLDSSQRRLVRDVMLENISHLLSVGYQVCKPDVALKLVQGEELCEEGIGFFQNQNSGREDSVKEQEMLSVHHICKKDISTIISLKQNSHTRKNGIICSKLPEDCTHSSRMFQHVLPHKGMKSYFSNLFGKALNDLSSFNQQQNFHPGSKSYACHLIEKSCVQNSGHTHYNGTRVGVEPCEYHLCGKTFTKYSELRQHERTHTGEKPYESHLCGKTFTHYSILKQHEKTNTGEKPYKCHLCGKAFAHSSSLKKHDRTHTGEKPYECCICGKAFAHSSSLKKHNRTHTGEKPYECCICGKAFAHSYSLKEHDRTHTGEKPYECHLCGKAFTHNSSLKKHNRTHTGEKPYERHLCGKAFTYYSILKQHEKNHTGEKPYKCHLCGKAFAHSFSLKEHDQTHTGEKPYECHLCGKAFTHNSSLKXNNRTHTGEKPYECHLCGKAFTYYSILKQHEKNHTEEKPYKCHLCGKAFTHTYIFKKHNRTHSGEKPYECCICGKAFTSSFGLKQHDRTHTGEKPYECHXCGKAFTRNSILKQHEKTHTGEKPYKCHLCGKAFAHSSSLKKHDRTHTGEKPYECHLCGKAFTSYSNLKQHEKTHTGKKPYKCHLCGKAFNQSSSLKQYDRTHTGEKPYECHQCGKTFSLSXLRVHERIHTREKLYQCHLCGKIFTHYSVLRKHKRIHTGEKHYECHLCHKVCTHCSYFRKHERTHTGEKPYECHLCGKAFNLGSDLRVHERIHTGEKPYECHLCGKAFSKYFNLIXHENTHTGEKSYECHLCHKVFAHYSHLGIHKRSHAVMKP, translated from the exons GAGTTAGTGAAATTGAAAGATGTGGTTATAGAATTTACTCAGGCAGAGTGGGTCAtgctggattcatcccagagaaggctggtcagagatgtgatgctggagaatatcagtcatctgCTCTCAGTGG GATATCAAGTTTGTAAACCAGATGTAGCTTTAAAGTTGGTTCAAGGGGAAGAACTGTGTgaagaaggaattggatttttTCAAAACCAAAATTCAG gcaGGGAAGATAGtgttaaagaacaagaaatgctATCTGTGCATCATATCTGCAAAAAAGACATATCTACCATCATATCATTG AAGCAGAATTCTCATACTCGAAAGAATGGTATTATATGTAGTAAATTACCAGAAGATTGTACTCATAGTTCCAGAATGTTTCAACATGTATTACcccacaaaggaatgaaatcctacttcagcaatctatttggaaaagccctcaatgatctatcatcttttaatcaacaacAGAATTTTCACCCTGGAAGTAAGTCATATGCATGTCATCTAATTGAGAAATCCTGTGTTCAAAACTCTGGCCATACACATTACAATGGAACTCGTGTTGGAGTGGAACCCTGTGAATATCATCTATGTGGAAAAACCTTTACTAAATATTCTGAGttgagacaacatgagagaactcacactggagaaaaaccatatgaatcCCATctgtgtgggaaaaccttcactcATTATTCTATCCTTAAACAACACGAGAAGACtaatactggagaaaaaccctataaatgtcacctatgtgggaaagcctttgctCATTCCTCTAGCCTTAAAAAACATgatagaactcacactggagagaaaccttatgaatgctgtatatgtgggaaagcctttgctcattcttctagtcttaaaaaacataatagaactcacactggagagaaaccatatgaatgctgtatatgtgggaaagcctttgctCATTCTTATAGCCTTAAAGAACATGATCGAacccacactggagagaaaccatatgaatgtcatctatgtgggaaagccttcacccaTAATTCTAGCCTTAAAAAACATAATagaacacacactggagagaaaccatatgaacgccatctatgtgggaaagccttcacctaTTATTCTAtccttaaacaacatgagaaaaatcatactggagaaaaaccctataaatgtcacctatgtgggaaagcctttgctCATTCTTTTAGCCTTAAAGAACATGATCAAacccacactggagagaaaccatatgaatgtcatctatgtgggaaagccttcacccaTAATTCTAGCcttaa aaacaatagaacacacactggagagaaaccatatgaatgccatctatgtgggaaagccttcacctaTTATTCTAtccttaaacaacatgagaaaaATCATACTgaagaaaaaccctataaatgtcacctatgtgggaaagccttcactcatacttatatctttaaaaaacataatagaaCTCActctggagagaaaccatatgaatgctgtatatgtgggaaagccttcactagTTCTTTTGGCCTTAAACAACATgatagaactcacactggagagaaaccttatgaatgcc catgtgggaaagccttcacccgTAATTCTAtccttaaacaacatgagaagactcatactggagaaaaaccctataaatgtcacctatgtgggaaagcctttgctCATTCCTCTAGCCTTAAAAAACATgatagaactcacactggagagaaaccttatgaatgccatctgtgtgggaaagccttcaccagTTATTCTAaccttaaacaacatgagaagACTCATACTgga aaaaaaccctataaatgtcacctatgtgggaaagccttcaatcAATCTTCTAGCCTTAAACAATATgatagaactcacactggagagaaaccctatgaatgccatcaATGTGGGAAAACATTCAGTTTATC TCTTAGagtacatgagagaattcacactagAGAGAAACTATATCAGTGTCATTTATGTGGTAAAATCTTCACCCATTATTCTGTCCTTAGAAAACacaagagaattcacactggagagaaacactatgaatgtcatttatgtcatAAAGTCTGCACCCATTGTTCTTActttagaaaacatgagagaactcacactggagaaaaaccatatgaatgccatctatgtgggaaagcctttaatCTTGGGTCTGATCTTAGagtacatgagagaattcacactggagagaaaccatatgaatgccatctgtgtgggaaagccttcagcaaatattttaacCTTATATGACATGAgaacactcatactggagagaaatcctatgaatgtcatttatgtcacAAAGTCTTTGCCCATTATTCTCACCTTGGAATACATAAGAGAAGTCATGCTGTAATGAAACCTtag